Genomic segment of Candidatus Aegiribacteria sp.:
ACACTCAGGCGAAATTCTCTGATATCGGTTCCATCAATGGTGATTCTGCCTTCCGAAGGCTCATAGAATCTCATCAGCAGACTTACAATTGTGCTTTTGCCTCCCCCACTTGAACCCACCATAGCAACCATGGTTTCTCTGGGTATTGTGAAACAGACATCTTTCAGTACCAAGGGGCCATCAGGGTATCTGAACCAGATGTTCTCAAAACGTATTTCTTTCCATACTTCAGGGAAATCAGTTTCATCAAGATGTCCATCCGGCGTAAGTGTTTTCGTTGCGAGAATGTCGAAGAGCCTTTCGGCCGAGGCTGCTGCTCTTTGAACCATATTCAGTGTTTCGGAAAACATTACAACCGGCCCGAAAAGCCGCCTTGTATACTCCACGAACATGACGACGGTACCTATGCTCACAACACCGGAAACAACTCCAGCCCTGCCGGATAGAAGAATAACGATAACAGCAAGAATTTCGCAGCTACCCAAGAAACTCCAGAATCCGTACTCCCAGAAGTAGGCTTTCACCTCACTATTTAAGAATCGTTCTCCTTCTTCATGAATCTTCCGTGATGCCATCCCGGTTGCGCCGAATACCTGTAGAACCGGTACTGATCTTACATATTCGGCAATGAACCCGGATATTCCTGCATAGATGGATCTGACTATTCTGTAAAGTTTCCTCATTTTTTTCAGAACGGGAATCGTCAGAAGCGCAACAGGCAACAATAAGAGGATGATCCACACTGTTATCCTGGCATCAGCCACAAGCATTATTCCAAGTGTTCCGCCTACCATGGCCACGTTTCTGAGCAGTGCCATTGAAACATCACTGAACAGCATTCTTACTCTCTCCGAATCACTTTCAACCCTTGCCATGAGTTTTCCAGTTGGATTCATGTCGAAAAAGGAAAGTGAAAGCGAAAGCATATGACGGAAAACCTTTTCCTTCAGGTCTCTAACGACGGAAAGCCCTACTTTCGTTGTTATTATCACCTGCAGATAGGACATGACCATGGCGAACGAGAACGTCCCCGCAAACAGAAGAGAGTAGAACACAATATCCCCCACTGACTTCCGGGGAATCGCCGTATCAATCACCATTCGAAGAATAAGAGGCCCTAAAAGCTCAGCTGCAACGGATAGGAACAGCAGAACAGTCGCGATTGCAAAGGACTTCTTATGCGGTTTAAGAAAAGGATATATCTTCCTCAGGACATCAAAAGTAGATGTTTTCCTGATTGAAGAATCATCGAATGTATCGTCAAATTGAAAGTGCATTTCATTATTCCTAAAAAGCCGGGTTGCTCCGGGATCAATATCTGTTTTTGAAACTGATTACAGCTTGTTCCATGTATGCAGGAACAGGGTGTTTCTGATTACTGATACAGCCTTTTGATCTTAGTCATAATGGTGCCCTTCGATTGAGTGAAGAAGAAGATTAAATATTCACATTTTTAGAAATGTCAAGGAATGGCAGGAAGTATTTAGTTTGTATTGCATGTTATTAGGATATATAAGATATAATGGGGTAATAATGCCCGGATTCAAGACCTGA
This window contains:
- a CDS encoding ABC transporter ATP-binding protein/permease codes for the protein MHFQFDDTFDDSSIRKTSTFDVLRKIYPFLKPHKKSFAIATVLLFLSVAAELLGPLILRMVIDTAIPRKSVGDIVFYSLLFAGTFSFAMVMSYLQVIITTKVGLSVVRDLKEKVFRHMLSLSLSFFDMNPTGKLMARVESDSERVRMLFSDVSMALLRNVAMVGGTLGIMLVADARITVWIILLLLPVALLTIPVLKKMRKLYRIVRSIYAGISGFIAEYVRSVPVLQVFGATGMASRKIHEEGERFLNSEVKAYFWEYGFWSFLGSCEILAVIVILLSGRAGVVSGVVSIGTVVMFVEYTRRLFGPVVMFSETLNMVQRAAASAERLFDILATKTLTPDGHLDETDFPEVWKEIRFENIWFRYPDGPLVLKDVCFTIPRETMVAMVGSSGGGKSTIVSLLMRFYEPSEGRITIDGTDIREFRLSVWRSRLGLVLQNVNLFSGTLSENLTVFREGIPESTQREALKTIEAEDILEALPGGLNGSISEGGLNLSMGQRQLINYARAVLKAPEILVLDEATSSVDPGTEKRIQRSTNLIVKNRTALVVAHRLSTVTHASKILVVQHGVIAEEGTHEELLSRDGIYAGLCRLQLQGGAYA